In Mycobacterium tuberculosis H37Rv, a single window of DNA contains:
- the hemD gene encoding uroporphyrin-III C-methyltransferase (alternate gene name: cysG, uroporphyrinogen III methylase (urogen III methylase) (SUMT) (urogen III methylase) (UROM)): protein MTRGRKPRPGRIVFVGSGPGDPGLLTTRAAAVLANAALVFTDPDVPEPVVALIGTDLPPVSGPAPAEPVAGNGDAAGGGSAQEHGRAASAVVSGGPDIRPALGDPADVAKTLTAEARSGVDVVRLVAGDPLTVDAVISEVNAVARTHLHIEIVPGLAASSAVPTYAGLPLGSSHTVADVRIDPENTDWDALAAAPGPLILQATASHLAESARSLIDHQLAESTPCVVTAHGTTCQQRSVETTLQGLTDPAVLGATDPACSANGRDSQAGPLIVTIGKTVTSRAKLNWWESRALYGWTVLVPRTKDQAGEMSERLTSYGALPVEVPTIAVEPPRSPAQMERAVKGLVDGRFQWIVFTSTNAVRAVWEKFGEFGLDARAFSGVKIACVGESTADRVRAFGISPELVPSGEQSSLGLLDDFPPYDSVFDPVNRVLLPRADIATETLAEGLRERGWEIEDVTAYRTVRAAPPPATTREMIKTGGFDAVCFTSSSTVRNLVGIAGKPHARTIIACIGPKTAETAAEFGLRVDVQPDTAAIGPLVDALAEHAARLRAEGALPPPRKKSRRR from the coding sequence ATGACGCGAGGGCGTAAGCCGAGACCGGGCCGCATCGTTTTCGTGGGCTCCGGTCCGGGCGACCCCGGCTTGCTTACGACACGGGCTGCCGCGGTGCTGGCCAACGCCGCGCTGGTGTTCACCGATCCCGACGTACCGGAGCCGGTGGTGGCGCTGATCGGCACGGATCTGCCCCCCGTGTCCGGCCCGGCGCCCGCCGAGCCGGTTGCCGGGAACGGCGATGCGGCCGGCGGAGGAAGTGCGCAGGAACACGGCCGGGCCGCGTCCGCGGTAGTCTCCGGTGGTCCTGACATCCGCCCGGCGCTGGGCGATCCCGCCGATGTGGCCAAGACGCTGACCGCCGAGGCCCGTTCGGGTGTCGACGTGGTGCGGCTGGTGGCGGGCGATCCGCTCACGGTGGATGCGGTAATCAGCGAGGTGAACGCCGTCGCACGCACCCACCTGCACATCGAAATCGTGCCCGGCCTGGCCGCCAGCAGCGCGGTCCCGACCTATGCCGGGTTGCCGCTGGGTTCGTCGCACACCGTCGCCGACGTGCGTATCGACCCCGAAAACACCGACTGGGACGCGCTGGCTGCCGCACCCGGGCCGCTGATCCTGCAGGCCACCGCATCGCATCTAGCCGAATCGGCCCGCAGCCTGATCGATCACCAGCTGGCCGAGTCCACTCCGTGCGTGGTGACCGCACACGGCACCACCTGTCAGCAGCGTTCGGTCGAGACCACACTTCAGGGATTGACCGACCCGGCCGTCCTGGGCGCTACCGACCCCGCGTGCTCCGCAAACGGGAGGGACTCCCAGGCCGGACCGCTGATAGTGACCATCGGCAAGACGGTGACCAGTCGGGCAAAGCTGAACTGGTGGGAGAGCCGCGCCCTCTACGGCTGGACGGTGTTGGTGCCGCGCACCAAGGACCAGGCCGGCGAGATGAGCGAGCGGCTCACGTCGTACGGCGCGCTGCCGGTGGAGGTGCCGACCATCGCCGTCGAGCCGCCGCGCAGCCCCGCGCAGATGGAGCGCGCCGTCAAGGGCCTGGTCGATGGCCGATTCCAGTGGATCGTGTTCACCTCCACCAACGCGGTGCGTGCGGTGTGGGAGAAGTTCGGCGAGTTCGGTCTGGATGCCCGCGCGTTCTCCGGGGTGAAGATCGCCTGTGTCGGCGAGTCGACGGCCGACCGGGTGCGCGCCTTCGGAATCAGTCCCGAGCTGGTGCCCTCCGGGGAGCAGTCCTCGCTTGGCTTGCTAGACGACTTCCCGCCCTACGACAGCGTTTTCGACCCGGTGAACCGGGTTTTGCTGCCGCGCGCCGACATCGCCACCGAAACGCTGGCCGAGGGACTGCGAGAGCGTGGCTGGGAGATCGAGGACGTCACCGCCTACCGGACCGTGCGGGCCGCGCCGCCGCCGGCCACTACCCGGGAAATGATCAAGACGGGCGGGTTTGACGCGGTATGTTTCACCTCCAGCTCGACGGTGCGAAACCTGGTCGGCATCGCCGGCAAGCCGCACGCGCGGACGATCATCGCCTGCATAGGGCCAAAGACCGCCGAGACCGCAGCCGAGTTCGGCTTGCGGGTCGATGTCCAGCCGGACACCGCCGCCATCGGCCCGCTGGTCGATGCGCTGGCCGAGCATGCCGCCCGGTTGCGCGCTGAGGGTGCGCTGCCCCCGCCGCGCAAGAAGAGCCGCAGGCGCTAG
- the hemB gene encoding delta-aminolevulinic acid dehydratase (porphobilinogen synthase (ALAD) (ALADH) Belongs to the ALADH family. Cofactor: zinc.) translates to MSMSSYPRQRPRRLRSTVAMRRLVAQTSLEPRHLVLPMFVADGIDEPRPITSMPGVVQHTRDSLRRAAAAAVAAGVGGLMLFGVPRDQDKDGVGSAGIDPDGILNVALRDLAKDLGEATVLMADTCLDEFTDHGHCGVLDDRGRVDNDATVARYVELAVAQAESGAHVVGPSGMMDGQVAAIRDGLDAAGYIDVVILAYAAKFASAFYGPFREAVSSSLSGDRRTYQQEPGNAAEALREIELDLDEGADIVMVKPAMGYLDVVAAAADVSPVPVAAYQVSGEYAMIRAAAANNWIDERAAVLESLTGIRRAGADIVLTYWAVDAAGWLT, encoded by the coding sequence ATGAGCATGAGTTCCTATCCGCGGCAGCGACCGCGCCGGCTCCGCTCCACCGTCGCGATGCGCCGTCTGGTTGCGCAAACCTCGTTGGAGCCAAGGCATTTGGTGCTGCCGATGTTCGTTGCCGACGGCATTGACGAGCCGCGGCCGATTACCTCCATGCCGGGCGTGGTACAGCACACCCGGGATTCGCTACGTAGGGCCGCGGCAGCCGCGGTGGCCGCCGGCGTGGGTGGGCTGATGCTTTTCGGCGTGCCGCGCGACCAGGACAAGGACGGTGTCGGTTCGGCGGGCATCGACCCCGACGGGATCCTCAACGTCGCCCTTCGCGATCTGGCCAAGGACCTGGGTGAGGCCACGGTGTTGATGGCCGACACCTGTCTGGACGAGTTCACCGACCACGGGCACTGCGGTGTGCTCGATGACCGGGGCCGGGTCGATAACGACGCCACCGTGGCCCGCTATGTGGAACTGGCTGTGGCGCAAGCGGAATCGGGCGCCCACGTGGTCGGACCCAGTGGGATGATGGATGGCCAGGTAGCCGCGATCCGGGACGGTTTGGACGCCGCCGGCTACATCGATGTGGTGATCTTGGCCTACGCCGCGAAGTTTGCTTCGGCGTTCTACGGCCCGTTCCGCGAGGCGGTGAGCTCTAGCCTGTCCGGGGATCGGCGCACCTACCAGCAGGAGCCGGGCAACGCCGCCGAGGCGCTGCGTGAGATCGAGCTCGATCTCGACGAAGGCGCCGACATTGTGATGGTCAAACCCGCGATGGGCTACCTCGATGTGGTGGCGGCCGCGGCGGACGTCTCGCCGGTCCCGGTGGCCGCCTATCAGGTCTCGGGAGAGTACGCGATGATTCGTGCGGCGGCGGCCAATAATTGGATCGATGAGCGTGCCGCGGTGCTAGAGTCGCTGACCGGTATCCGGCGTGCCGGCGCCGACATCGTGCTCACCTACTGGGCGGTAGACGCGGCGGGCTGGCTTACGTGA
- a CDS encoding transmembrane protein, with product MTPTGDTKPKLLFYEPGASWYWVLTGPLAAVSVLLLEISSGAGVGLITPAIFLVMVSAFVALQVKAARIHTSVELTHDALRQGTETIRLAEIVKIYPEADGRETSGEEPAKWQSARTLGELVGVPRGRVGIGLKLTGGRTAQAWARRHQQLRAALTPLVQERLGPVDSDVADVNGDDAGPAR from the coding sequence ATGACACCAACCGGGGATACCAAGCCCAAGTTGTTGTTCTACGAACCCGGCGCGAGCTGGTACTGGGTGCTGACTGGTCCGCTTGCGGCGGTGTCGGTGCTCCTCCTCGAGATATCCAGCGGCGCCGGGGTTGGGTTGATAACGCCGGCGATCTTTCTGGTGATGGTGTCGGCGTTCGTGGCATTGCAGGTGAAGGCGGCGCGGATTCACACGTCGGTCGAGCTGACGCATGATGCCTTGCGCCAAGGCACCGAGACCATCAGGCTGGCCGAAATCGTCAAAATCTATCCGGAGGCAGACGGCCGCGAGACGTCCGGGGAAGAGCCGGCAAAGTGGCAGTCGGCGCGGACCCTGGGCGAGCTCGTCGGCGTACCGCGCGGCCGGGTGGGAATCGGGCTGAAGCTGACCGGAGGCCGCACCGCCCAGGCCTGGGCGCGTCGTCATCAACAGCTGCGGGCGGCGCTGACTCCGCTGGTTCAGGAGCGGCTCGGGCCCGTGGATTCTGATGTCGCCGACGTCAACGGTGACGACGCCGGGCCAGCGCGGTGA
- a CDS encoding transmembrane protein, translating into MIARYRAGAELFLACAALAGSAASWSRTRSTVAVAPVIDGQPVTLSVVYHPQPLVLTLLLATIAGVLSVVGTARLRRARAGLNAHPDGLNQRPPGGWCH; encoded by the coding sequence GTGATCGCCCGCTACCGGGCCGGGGCCGAACTGTTCCTGGCTTGTGCCGCGCTTGCCGGATCTGCGGCGAGCTGGTCGCGGACCCGCTCCACCGTGGCCGTCGCGCCCGTCATCGACGGCCAGCCGGTCACCCTGTCGGTGGTCTATCACCCGCAACCGTTGGTGCTGACCCTGCTGCTGGCGACGATCGCCGGCGTGTTGTCGGTGGTGGGGACGGCCAGGTTGCGGCGCGCGCGAGCTGGCTTGAACGCACATCCGGACGGCTTGAACCAGCGTCCGCCCGGCGGTTGGTGTCATTGA
- a CDS encoding anti-anti-sigma factor — MTTTIPTSKSACSVTTRPGNAAVDYGGAQIRAYLHHLATVVTIRGEIDAANVEQISEHVRRFSLGTNPMVLDLSELSHFSGAGISLLCILDEDCRAAGVQWALVASPAVVEQLGGRCDQGEHESMFPMARSVHKALHDLADAIDRRRQLVLPLISRSA, encoded by the coding sequence ATGACTACCACGATCCCGACGTCAAAATCGGCTTGCAGCGTCACGACGCGGCCCGGAAATGCCGCCGTTGACTACGGTGGCGCTCAGATTCGGGCCTACCTGCATCACCTGGCGACAGTGGTGACCATCCGAGGCGAGATCGACGCCGCCAATGTCGAGCAGATCAGCGAGCACGTCCGGCGTTTCAGCCTCGGAACAAATCCGATGGTGCTCGACCTGAGCGAGTTGAGTCACTTCAGTGGGGCCGGCATCTCGCTCTTGTGCATCCTCGATGAGGACTGCCGAGCCGCCGGCGTCCAGTGGGCATTAGTCGCGAGCCCCGCAGTAGTCGAACAGCTAGGTGGCCGCTGTGACCAGGGCGAGCATGAATCCATGTTCCCGATGGCGCGCTCGGTGCATAAAGCGCTCCACGACCTGGCTGACGCCATCGACCGCCGCCGTCAGCTGGTGCTACCGCTAATCAGCAGGTCAGCCTAA
- a CDS encoding acyltransferase: MAGGMDQPPGQPRRRTRQQSSDGKNGVRAAEITGEIRALTGLRIVAAVWVVLFHFRPMLGDASPGFRDALAPVLDCGAQGVDLFFILSGFVLTWNYLDRMGRSWSVRANLHFLWLRLARVWPVYLVTLHLAAVWVIFTLHVGHVPSPEAGQLTAISYVRQILLVQLWFQPYFDGSSWDGPAWSISAEWLAYLLFGLLILVIFRMKHATRARGLMWLAFAASLPPVVLLLASGQFYTPWSWLPRIVTQFAAGALACAAVRRLRPTDRARRIAGYLSVLVGVAIVGILYLLHAHPLAGVEDSGGVVDVLFVPLVISLAIGVGSLPALLSTRLMVFGGQISFCLYMVHELVHTAWGWAVQQYELALQDQPWKWNVVGLLAIALGAAILLYHFVEEPGRRWMRRMVDVKAASARSEPGEPVGSTRYQIDDALEGVSARAV, encoded by the coding sequence ATGGCCGGTGGTATGGATCAGCCGCCCGGTCAGCCTAGAAGGCGGACCAGACAGCAGAGTTCAGACGGAAAGAACGGCGTGCGCGCTGCAGAGATCACCGGAGAAATTAGGGCCCTGACAGGATTGCGCATCGTCGCGGCGGTGTGGGTAGTGCTGTTTCACTTCCGACCGATGTTGGGTGATGCGTCACCGGGCTTCCGCGACGCCCTCGCGCCGGTGCTCGACTGCGGCGCGCAGGGTGTAGACCTCTTCTTCATCCTCAGTGGGTTCGTGCTGACCTGGAACTACCTCGACCGCATGGGCCGGTCGTGGTCGGTCCGTGCCAACCTGCACTTCTTGTGGCTGCGGCTGGCCAGGGTGTGGCCGGTGTACCTGGTCACCTTGCACCTGGCCGCCGTGTGGGTCATCTTTACGCTGCACGTCGGTCACGTGCCGTCTCCGGAGGCAGGCCAGCTGACCGCGATCAGCTATGTGCGCCAGATCCTGCTGGTGCAGCTGTGGTTTCAGCCGTATTTCGATGGATCCAGTTGGGATGGACCGGCCTGGTCGATCAGTGCGGAATGGTTGGCCTACTTGCTGTTCGGTCTGCTCATTCTGGTCATCTTCCGGATGAAGCACGCCACCAGGGCGCGGGGCCTGATGTGGCTGGCCTTCGCGGCGTCGTTGCCGCCCGTGGTGCTGCTGTTGGCCAGCGGCCAGTTCTATACGCCATGGAGCTGGCTGCCCCGAATCGTGACGCAATTCGCCGCGGGAGCGCTGGCGTGTGCCGCCGTCCGCAGGTTGCGGCCGACCGATCGCGCTCGCCGCATCGCCGGGTACCTTTCCGTGCTGGTCGGCGTCGCGATTGTCGGCATCCTCTACCTGTTGCACGCGCATCCGCTCGCCGGGGTCGAGGACAGCGGCGGGGTGGTCGACGTGCTGTTCGTTCCGCTGGTGATCAGCCTGGCGATTGGCGTCGGCAGCCTGCCGGCGTTGCTGTCGACGCGGTTGATGGTTTTTGGCGGGCAGATCTCGTTTTGCCTCTACATGGTGCACGAGCTGGTGCATACCGCCTGGGGATGGGCCGTGCAACAATACGAGCTTGCGCTGCAGGATCAGCCGTGGAAATGGAACGTCGTCGGTCTGCTCGCGATCGCCCTGGGGGCTGCGATCTTGCTGTATCACTTCGTCGAAGAACCGGGCCGCCGATGGATGCGCCGGATGGTCGACGTCAAAGCCGCGAGTGCGAGAAGCGAGCCCGGGGAGCCGGTAGGCAGCACGCGTTATCAAATCGACGATGCGCTGGAAGGGGTTTCGGCCCGCGCGGTGTGA
- a CDS encoding membrane protein, protein MLRRGCAGNTDRRGIMTPMADLTRRALLRWGAGAGAGAAGVWAFGALVDPLEPQAAPAPFEPPTAGSSLPTRISGSFISAARGGIKTNWVISMPPGQSGQLRPVIALHGKDGNAGMMLDLGVEQGLARLVKEGKPAFAVVGVDGGNTYWHRRSSGGDSGAMVLDELLPMLTSMGMDTSRVGFLGWSMGGYGALLLGARLGPARTAGICAISPALFTSFTGSTPGAFDSYDDYVQHSVLGLPALNSIPLRVDCGTSDRFYFATRQFVNQLHQPPAGSFSPGGHDASYWREQLPGELAWMAS, encoded by the coding sequence GTGCTACGGCGTGGCTGTGCGGGCAACACCGATCGGCGCGGCATCATGACGCCCATGGCAGACCTGACCCGCCGTGCCCTGCTCCGTTGGGGTGCCGGCGCCGGCGCGGGAGCCGCCGGCGTGTGGGCCTTCGGCGCCCTGGTGGACCCACTTGAGCCGCAGGCGGCCCCGGCGCCGTTCGAGCCCCCGACGGCGGGCAGCAGCTTGCCGACCAGGATCTCCGGCTCGTTCATCTCGGCGGCTCGCGGAGGCATCAAGACCAACTGGGTGATCTCCATGCCGCCCGGCCAGAGCGGGCAGCTGCGGCCAGTGATCGCACTGCATGGCAAGGACGGCAACGCCGGCATGATGCTGGATCTCGGCGTCGAGCAGGGGTTGGCCCGCCTGGTCAAGGAGGGCAAGCCAGCGTTCGCGGTGGTCGGCGTCGACGGCGGCAACACCTACTGGCACCGTCGCTCTTCCGGCGGGGACTCGGGTGCGATGGTGCTCGACGAGCTGCTGCCGATGCTGACCTCGATGGGTATGGACACCTCCCGGGTGGGATTCCTGGGGTGGTCGATGGGGGGATACGGCGCGCTGCTCCTGGGTGCCCGGTTGGGTCCGGCCAGAACCGCGGGGATCTGTGCCATCAGCCCGGCATTGTTCACGTCGTTCACCGGCAGCACACCCGGGGCGTTCGACAGCTACGACGACTATGTGCAACACAGCGTGTTGGGCCTGCCCGCGCTGAACTCAATCCCGCTACGGGTGGATTGCGGCACCAGCGACCGCTTCTACTTCGCCACTCGCCAATTCGTCAACCAACTGCACCAACCGCCTGCCGGCAGCTTCTCGCCCGGAGGACACGACGCGTCGTACTGGCGCGAACAGTTGCCCGGCGAACTGGCTTGGATGGCGTCCTAG
- the gabP gene encoding GABA permease GabP (4-amino butyrate transport carrier (GAMA-aminobutyrate permease) Belongs to the amino acid permease family (APC family).), whose product MIAIGGVIGAGLFVGSGVVIRATGPAAFLTYALCGALIVLVMRMLGEMAAANPSTGAFADYAAKALGGWAGFSVGWLYWYFWVIVVGFEAVAGGKVLTYWIDAPLWLASLCLMMMMTATNLVSVSSFGEFEFWFAGVKVATIVGFLVLGTAFAFGLLPGHGMDFSNLSAHGGFFPDGVGAVFAAIVVAIFSMTGTEVVTIAAAEAPDPQRAVQRAMSTVVARIVIFFVGSVFLLTVILPWNSLELGASPYVAALRHMGIGGADQIMNAVVLTAVLSCLNSGLYTASRMLFVLAARQEAPAQLVKVNRRGVPTFAIMGSSVVGFLCVIMAWVSPATVFVFLLNSSGAVILFVYLLIALSQIVLRRQTSGQNLGVRMWLFPGLSIVTVTGIVAVLARMAFDYAARSQLWLSLLSWAVVVGCYLVTTLVRRPLNRPW is encoded by the coding sequence ATGATCGCTATCGGCGGCGTCATCGGTGCTGGCTTGTTCGTCGGGTCTGGTGTGGTTATCCGTGCGACCGGTCCGGCGGCATTCCTGACCTATGCGCTGTGCGGCGCACTGATCGTTCTGGTGATGCGCATGCTGGGCGAGATGGCCGCCGCCAATCCGTCGACTGGAGCGTTCGCCGACTACGCGGCAAAAGCCCTGGGCGGCTGGGCGGGATTCTCGGTTGGCTGGCTGTACTGGTACTTCTGGGTAATCGTCGTGGGGTTCGAGGCGGTTGCCGGCGGGAAGGTTCTAACCTACTGGATCGATGCGCCGCTGTGGTTGGCGTCGCTGTGTCTGATGATGATGATGACCGCGACGAACTTGGTCTCGGTGTCATCCTTCGGTGAGTTCGAGTTCTGGTTCGCCGGAGTCAAGGTTGCCACCATCGTCGGCTTCCTGGTCCTTGGCACCGCTTTCGCCTTCGGGCTGCTGCCGGGCCATGGCATGGATTTCAGCAACCTCAGCGCGCACGGTGGCTTCTTTCCCGACGGGGTAGGTGCCGTCTTCGCTGCCATCGTGGTCGCGATCTTCTCCATGACTGGCACGGAAGTAGTCACCATCGCCGCGGCTGAAGCGCCGGACCCTCAACGAGCGGTCCAACGCGCGATGAGCACGGTGGTGGCACGCATCGTGATCTTCTTCGTCGGCTCGGTCTTCCTGCTCACGGTGATCCTGCCGTGGAACTCGTTGGAGCTTGGCGCCTCCCCGTACGTTGCCGCGCTGCGGCACATGGGTATTGGGGGTGCTGATCAGATCATGAATGCCGTCGTGCTTACCGCGGTGCTGTCCTGCTTGAACTCGGGCCTGTATACCGCGTCGCGGATGCTGTTCGTGCTCGCCGCCCGGCAGGAGGCGCCGGCCCAGCTGGTCAAAGTCAACCGGCGTGGAGTCCCCACCTTCGCGATCATGGGATCGTCCGTGGTGGGATTCCTGTGCGTGATCATGGCATGGGTCTCACCCGCAACGGTATTCGTTTTCCTGCTCAACTCGTCGGGCGCTGTGATTTTGTTCGTCTACCTGCTTATCGCGCTGTCGCAGATCGTGTTGCGTCGCCAGACATCTGGCCAAAATCTGGGGGTACGGATGTGGCTTTTCCCGGGGCTGTCGATCGTCACGGTGACCGGAATTGTCGCCGTGCTGGCGCGGATGGCGTTCGACTACGCCGCGCGCAGCCAGCTCTGGCTCAGCCTGCTGTCCTGGGCAGTGGTCGTTGGGTGTTATTTGGTCACCACATTGGTGCGACGTCCCCTTAATCGGCCTTGGTGA
- the hemL gene encoding glutamate-1-semialdehyde 2,1-aminomutase (GSA (glutamate-1-semialdehyde aminotransferase) (GSA-at). Belongs to class-III of pyridoxal-phosphate-dependent aminotransferases. Cofactor: pyridoxal phosphate.), whose protein sequence is MGSTEQATSRVRGAARTSAQLFEAACSVIPGGVNSPVRAFTAVGGTPRFITEAHGCWLIDADGNRYVDLVCSWGPMILGHAHPAVVEAVAKAAARGLSFGAPTPAETQLAGEIIGRVAPVERIRLVNSGTEATMSAVRLARGFTGRAKIVKFSGCYHGHVDALLADAGSGVATLGLCDDPQRPASPRSQSSRGLPSSPGVTGAAAADTIVLPYNDIDAVQQTFARFGEQIAAVITEASPGNMGVVPPGPGFNAALRAITAEHGALLILDEVMTGFRVSRSGWYGIDPVPADLFAFGKVMSGGMPAAAFGGRAEVMQRLAPLGPVYQAGTLSGNPVAVAAGLATLRAADDAVYTALDANADRLAGLLSEALTDAVVPHQISRAGNMLSVFFGETPVTDFASARASQTWRYPAFFHAMLDAGVYPPCSAFEAWFVSAALDDAAFGRIANALPAAARAAAQERPA, encoded by the coding sequence ATGGGCAGCACGGAACAGGCCACCTCGCGGGTAAGGGGAGCCGCGCGCACATCGGCGCAGCTGTTCGAGGCCGCATGCAGCGTCATACCCGGCGGAGTGAACTCCCCGGTGCGGGCGTTCACGGCGGTGGGCGGCACCCCGCGCTTCATTACCGAAGCCCACGGCTGCTGGTTGATTGACGCCGACGGCAACCGCTACGTAGACCTGGTCTGCTCATGGGGCCCGATGATCCTCGGTCACGCGCATCCGGCCGTCGTCGAGGCAGTGGCCAAGGCCGCAGCCCGCGGCCTGTCCTTCGGGGCCCCGACTCCCGCCGAAACCCAACTAGCCGGCGAGATCATCGGCCGGGTAGCTCCCGTCGAGCGGATACGGCTGGTGAACTCCGGCACCGAGGCCACTATGAGCGCCGTGCGGCTGGCCCGCGGATTCACCGGCCGGGCCAAGATCGTCAAGTTCTCCGGCTGCTACCACGGACACGTCGACGCATTGCTCGCCGACGCGGGTTCGGGAGTGGCCACCCTGGGCTTATGTGACGACCCCCAGCGCCCGGCTTCGCCGCGCTCGCAATCGTCACGGGGCCTGCCGTCCTCCCCCGGGGTCACTGGCGCCGCGGCAGCCGACACGATCGTGTTGCCCTACAACGACATCGATGCCGTACAGCAGACCTTCGCCCGGTTCGGCGAGCAGATCGCCGCCGTAATCACCGAGGCCAGCCCCGGCAACATGGGAGTCGTCCCGCCCGGGCCCGGCTTCAACGCGGCGCTGCGCGCGATCACCGCCGAGCACGGCGCCCTGCTCATCCTCGACGAGGTGATGACCGGGTTCCGGGTCAGCCGAAGTGGTTGGTACGGAATCGATCCGGTGCCCGCTGACCTGTTCGCCTTCGGCAAGGTGATGAGCGGCGGGATGCCCGCCGCCGCGTTCGGCGGGCGCGCCGAGGTGATGCAGCGGCTGGCGCCGCTGGGGCCGGTGTATCAGGCCGGCACGTTGTCGGGTAACCCGGTGGCGGTTGCCGCCGGGCTGGCAACGCTGCGGGCCGCCGACGACGCGGTCTACACCGCATTGGACGCCAACGCTGACCGCCTGGCCGGCCTGCTCTCCGAGGCACTGACGGATGCCGTTGTGCCACACCAGATTTCGCGGGCAGGCAATATGCTCAGTGTGTTCTTCGGCGAAACACCGGTGACCGACTTCGCGTCCGCGCGGGCCAGCCAGACCTGGCGTTATCCAGCGTTCTTTCATGCCATGCTGGACGCCGGTGTCTACCCGCCGTGCAGTGCCTTCGAGGCATGGTTCGTCTCGGCCGCTTTGGACGACGCGGCGTTCGGCCGGATCGCCAACGCGCTGCCCGCCGCGGCCCGAGCGGCGGCCCAGGAAAGGCCCGCCTGA
- a CDS encoding thioredoxin (thiol-disulfide interchange protein): MQSRATRRSGALTMRRLVIAAAVSALLLTGCSGRDAVAQGGTFEFVSPGGKTDIFYDPPASRGRPGPLSGPELADPARSVSLDDFPGQVVVVNVWGQWCGPCRAEVSQLQRVYDATRGAGVSFLGIDVRDNNRQAPQDFINDRHVTYPSIYDPAMRTLIAFGGKYPTSVIPSTLVLDRQHRVAAVFLRELLAADLQPVVERVAEEEPSGRAPVGAQ; encoded by the coding sequence ATGCAGAGCAGAGCGACCAGAAGGAGCGGCGCTTTGACCATGCGCCGGCTGGTGATCGCCGCAGCGGTATCGGCATTGCTGCTCACCGGCTGTTCCGGGCGCGACGCCGTCGCCCAAGGCGGCACGTTCGAATTCGTCTCGCCCGGCGGAAAGACCGACATCTTCTACGATCCGCCTGCCAGCCGCGGCCGCCCGGGCCCACTGTCTGGGCCGGAGCTGGCGGATCCGGCGCGCAGTGTGTCGCTGGACGACTTCCCTGGGCAGGTCGTCGTCGTCAACGTGTGGGGGCAATGGTGTGGGCCGTGCCGGGCCGAGGTCAGCCAACTACAGCGGGTGTATGACGCCACCCGAGGTGCGGGTGTGTCGTTCCTCGGGATCGACGTGCGCGACAACAACCGCCAGGCGCCCCAGGACTTCATCAACGACCGGCATGTGACGTACCCGTCGATCTATGACCCGGCGATGCGCACCTTGATCGCATTCGGTGGCAAATACCCCACCAGCGTCATTCCGTCCACGCTGGTGCTGGACCGTCAGCACCGGGTCGCGGCGGTGTTTCTGCGCGAATTGCTGGCTGCGGACCTGCAGCCGGTGGTCGAGCGGGTGGCCGAGGAGGAGCCGTCGGGTCGGGCTCCGGTGGGGGCGCAATGA
- the ccdA gene encoding cytochrome C-type biogenesis protein CcdA — translation MTGFTEIAAVGPLLVAVGVCLLAGLVSFASPCVVPLVPGYLSYLAAVVGVDEQLPAGVVKPPVAARWRVAGSAALFVAGFTTVFVLGTVAVLGMTTTLITNQLLLQRVGGVLIVVMGLVFVGFIGALQRQARFTPRQLTSVAGAPVLGAVFALGWTPCLGPTLTGVITVASATEGASVARGIVLVIAYCLGLGIPFVLLAFGSAWAVAGLGWLRRHTRAIQIFGGALLIAVGAALVTGVWNDVVSWLRDAFVSDVRLPI, via the coding sequence ATGACCGGGTTCACCGAGATTGCCGCGGTGGGGCCACTGCTGGTGGCGGTGGGGGTATGTCTGCTGGCTGGTCTGGTGTCGTTCGCCTCACCATGTGTGGTGCCGCTGGTGCCCGGCTACCTGTCGTATCTGGCGGCCGTCGTTGGGGTGGACGAGCAGCTGCCGGCCGGCGTCGTCAAACCCCCGGTGGCTGCCCGCTGGCGGGTCGCCGGATCGGCGGCGCTGTTCGTGGCGGGGTTCACGACGGTGTTCGTGCTGGGCACCGTCGCCGTCTTGGGCATGACCACCACGCTGATCACGAATCAGCTGCTGCTGCAGCGGGTCGGAGGCGTGCTGATCGTCGTCATGGGCCTGGTGTTCGTGGGGTTCATCGGAGCCCTGCAGCGCCAGGCGAGGTTCACGCCGCGCCAGTTGACGAGCGTAGCGGGGGCGCCGGTGCTTGGCGCGGTGTTCGCGCTCGGCTGGACACCGTGCCTGGGGCCGACGCTGACCGGGGTGATCACCGTTGCCTCGGCCACCGAGGGTGCCAGCGTGGCGCGTGGGATCGTGCTGGTGATTGCCTATTGCCTGGGGCTGGGGATTCCGTTCGTGCTTTTGGCGTTCGGTTCGGCGTGGGCGGTGGCGGGCCTGGGCTGGCTGCGCCGGCACACCAGGGCCATCCAGATCTTCGGCGGGGCGCTGCTGATCGCGGTCGGTGCCGCGCTGGTCACCGGGGTGTGGAACGACGTCGTGTCGTGGCTGCGCGACGCCTTCGTTTCCGACGTGAGGTTGCCGATTTGA